The proteins below come from a single Aegilops tauschii subsp. strangulata cultivar AL8/78 chromosome 6, Aet v6.0, whole genome shotgun sequence genomic window:
- the LOC109777583 gene encoding potassium transporter 19-like, whose product MSVEAAEGAETMARRDSLYRDAEKVSGDRRHGSGVSWRQTVLLAFQSIGVVYGDLGTSPLYTYSGTFPNGIRHPDDLLGVLSLILYTLILLPLLKYVFIVLYANDNGDGGTFALYSLISRYAKTRMIPNQQAEDASVSNYSIQEPSSQTRRAQWVKQRLDSSKAAKIALFTITILGTSMVMGDGTLTPAISVLSAVSGIREKAPDLTQSQVVWISVAILFLLFSVQRFGTDKVGYSFAPIISVWFVLIASIGVYNLAAHDATVLRALNPMYIVDYFRRNGKEAWLSLGGVVLCTTGTEAMFADLGHFNIRAIQLSFSFIIFPSVALCYMGQASYLHKFPQDVADTFYKSIPAAMFWPTFIVAILAAIIASQAMLSGAFAILSKALSLGCFPRVEVVHTSKKYAGQVYIPEVNFLIGAASIIVTLAFQTTTNIGNAYGICVVMVFSITTHLMTVVMLLVWKKNIAFIAAFYVIFGATELLYLSSILSKFAEGGYLPFCFSLVLMALMATWHYVHVSRYWYELDHVVPATELTALLGHPDVRRVPGVGLLYSELVQGIPPVFPRLVDKMPSVHTVFVFMSIKNLPIPRVAAPERFIFRRVGLAEHRMFRCVARYGYTDQIEGAKDFSASLLDGLKLFIYEEAAFSCQQTDDDGGCALRAAKAAAEEEQRFIDAELERGVVYLTGEADVVAAPGSSVMKRIVVNYVYTFLRRNLSESHKALAIPKDQLLKVGITYEI is encoded by the exons ATGTCGGTGGAAGCCGCCGAGGGCGCGGAGACGATGGCGCGCCGCGACTCGCTCTACAGGGACGCGGAGAAGGTCTCCGGCGACAGGCGCCACGGCTCCGGG gTAAGCTGGAGGCAGACGGTGCTGCTGGCGTTCCAGAGCATCGGCGTGGTGTACGGCGACCTCGGGACGTCGCCGCTCTACACCTACTCGGGCACCTTCCCGAACGGCATCCGGCACCCGGACGACCTCCTCGGCGTCCTCTCCCTCATCCTCTACACCCTCATCCTCCTGCCCCTGCTCAAGTACGTCTTCATCGTCCTCTATGCCAACGACAACGGCGACG GGGGCACGTTCGCGCTCTATTCGCTCATCTCGCGGTACGCCAAGACCAGGATGATCCCCAACCAACAGGCCGAGGACGCGTCCGTGTCCAACTACAGCATCCAGGAGCCCAGCTCGCAGACCAGGAGGGCGCAGTGGGTGAAGCAGAGGCTCGACTCCAGCAAGGCCGCCAAGATCGCCCTCTTCACAATTACCATCCTCGGCACCTCCATGGTCATGGGCGACGGCACCCTCACACCGGCAATCTCTG TGCTCTCTGCGGTGAGCGGGATCAGGGAGAAGGCGCCCGACTTGACCCAAT CGCAAGTGGTGTGGATCTCAGTTGCCATCCTCTTCCTGCTCTTCTCGGTGCAGCGCTTCGGCACGGACAAGGTTGGCTACTCCTTCGCGCCCATCATCTCGGTGTGGTTCGTCCTCATCGCCAGCATCGGGGTGTACAACCTCGCCGCCCACGACGCCACCGTGCTCAGGGCCCTCAACCCCATGTACATTGTGGACTACTTCCGAAGGAACGGCAAGGAGGCGTGGCTCTCTCTCGGGGGCGTCGTCCTCTGCACCACAG GCACGGAGGCCATGTTTGCTGACCTTGGTCATTTCAACATCAGGGCCATTCAG CTGAGCTTCAGCTTCATCATCTTCCCCTCCGTGGCGCTGTGCTACATGGGTCAGGCATCCTACCTACACAAATTCCCACAAGACGTCGCCGACACATTCTACAAATCTATCCCAG CGGCGATGTTCTGGCCGACGTTCATCGTGGCCATCTTGGCGGCCATCATCGCCAGCCAGGCCATGCTGTCCGGCGCGTTCGCCATCCTGTCCAAAGCCCTCTCCCTCGGCTGCTTCCCGAGGGTGGAGGTGGTGCACACCTCCAAGAAGTACGCCGGGCAGGTGTACATCCCGGAGGTGAACTTCCTCATCGGCGCCGCCAGCATCATCGTCACGCTCGCCTTCCAGACCACCACCAACATCGGCAACGCCTACGGGATATGCGTCGTGATGGTCTTCTCCATCACGACCCACCTCATGACGGTGGTGATGCTGCTTGTGTGGAAGAAGAACATCGCTTTCATCGCCGCCTTCTACGTCATCTTCGGGGCCACCGAGCTGCTCTACCTGTCCTCCATCCTCTCCAAGTTCGCCGAGGGAGGGTACCTGCCCTTCTGCTTCTCGCTGGTGCTCATGGCGCTCATGGCCACCTGGCACTACGTCCACGTCAGCCGCTACTGGTACGAGCTCGACCACGTCGTGCCGGCGACCGAGCTCACAGCGCTCTTGGGTCACCCCGACGTGCGGCGGGTGCCCGGCGTGGGCTTGCTCTACTCGGAGCTCGTCCAGGGCATCCCTCCTGTGTTCCCACGCCTCGTCGACAAGATGCCGTCGGTGCACACCGTCTTCGTCTTCATGTCCATCAAGAACCTCCCCATCCCGCGGGTGGCCGCCCCCGAGCGCTTCATCTTCCGAAGGGTCGGCCTCGCCGAGCACCGCATGTTCCGCTGCGTGGCGCGCTACGGCTACACCGACCAGATCGAGGGCGCCAAGGATTTCTCCGCTTCTCTCCTTGACGGCCTCAAGCTGTTCATCTATGAGGAGGCCGCCTTCTCCTGCCAGCAAACCGACGACGACGGCGGCTGCGCCCTGCGGGCAGCGAaggcggccgcggaggaggagcaGCGGTTCATCGACGCAGAGTTGGAACGCGGCGTGGTGTACCTGACGGGCGAGGCGGACGTGGTGGCTGCGCCGGGGTCATCGGTGATGAAGAGGATCGTGGTGAACTACGTGTACACCTTCCTGAGGAGGAACCTCAGCGAGAGCCACAAAGCGCTCGCCATTCCCAAGGACCAGCTGCTCAAGGTCGGGATAACCTATGAGATATAG